The following proteins are encoded in a genomic region of Phycisphaera sp.:
- a CDS encoding glycosyltransferase family 2 protein encodes MTTVVTTQPKTPAKAEHPHQADAVPMPLRDGLELHRTELTQLPPVEGYPAPGSVPVAVLVPVKNEQINIASCLRRLAWAEQVAVIDSQSTDDTIALSQASDAEVYQFEYDRSTGWPKKKNWALEHVPWRHEWVLIVDADEHITPELAKEIEDIVTGKNKSEGNASGDGYWLNRKFMFLGRWLKGGGWYPSWNLRLFKHRIGRYERIGDLGDTGSGDNEVHEHPVLLTGEAGYLEHDMLHYAYRDLSTWIEKHNRYTTWEAHAWGAHARGVMDTSGVKAKLFGTTIERHRWLKKHTRNLPARPLLRFCFDYFIRRGIRDGYPGLVMATNMAWYEFMSVAKRREMEIIKKLDQKYSGGPPA; translated from the coding sequence ATGACGACCGTCGTAACGACGCAACCCAAAACACCGGCTAAGGCCGAGCATCCGCACCAAGCCGATGCCGTGCCGATGCCATTGCGTGACGGCCTGGAGCTCCACCGCACCGAGCTGACGCAGCTGCCGCCCGTCGAGGGCTACCCGGCACCGGGCAGCGTCCCGGTCGCCGTGCTGGTGCCCGTGAAGAACGAGCAGATCAACATCGCCTCGTGCCTCCGCCGCCTCGCGTGGGCCGAGCAGGTCGCGGTGATCGACAGCCAATCGACCGATGACACGATCGCGCTCTCCCAAGCGAGCGACGCGGAGGTCTACCAATTCGAGTACGACCGCTCGACCGGCTGGCCCAAGAAGAAGAATTGGGCGCTCGAGCACGTCCCCTGGCGGCACGAATGGGTCCTGATCGTGGATGCCGATGAGCACATCACCCCCGAACTGGCCAAAGAGATCGAGGATATTGTCACCGGTAAGAACAAGTCCGAGGGCAATGCCAGCGGCGATGGCTATTGGCTGAACCGCAAGTTCATGTTCCTGGGGCGATGGCTCAAGGGTGGAGGGTGGTATCCGAGCTGGAACCTGCGCCTGTTCAAGCATCGCATCGGTCGCTACGAACGCATCGGCGACTTGGGAGACACCGGTTCGGGTGACAACGAGGTACACGAGCACCCCGTGCTGCTCACGGGCGAGGCGGGGTACCTGGAGCACGATATGCTGCACTACGCGTATCGTGACCTGAGTACCTGGATCGAGAAGCACAACCGCTATACGACCTGGGAGGCCCACGCCTGGGGGGCCCACGCCCGAGGGGTGATGGACACCAGTGGTGTGAAGGCAAAACTCTTCGGCACCACGATCGAACGGCATCGCTGGCTCAAGAAGCACACCCGGAATCTGCCCGCAAGGCCGCTGCTCCGGTTTTGTTTTGATTACTTCATTCGTCGTGGGATACGCGATGGCTATCCCGGCCTGGTGATGGCCACCAACATGGCCTGGTACGAGTTCATGTCGGTCGCCAAACGGCGCGAGATGGAGATCATCAAGAAATTGGACCAGAAGTACAGCGGGGGGCCGCCGGCATGA
- a CDS encoding polysaccharide deacetylase family protein, whose amino-acid sequence MPRSTEITHAMSFDIEDWFHIVQVQGLEAEHWDDLTKQQTLVERYTDQILQTCADADTRATFFVLGWVAERYPALIRRIAEAGHELASHGHMHDPVGELGRDRFAEDLERSIDAIGEASGVRVRGYRAPSFSIVPGCEWAFDVLADAGIQWDSSLFPAPRGHGGYPCPREPHLVTAPNGAKIRELPVSVWSPLPAISLRMGFSGGGYLRLLPYSQLKAAITSEAKNGRPTVAYLHPRDFATDCPRWPMPPHRRFKCYVGLGSTQRKLERLLADNAWEPCNSVLSRFLGSAVQDEPGIAESKTPSQTAAP is encoded by the coding sequence ATGCCTAGGTCCACCGAAATCACGCACGCCATGTCCTTCGATATCGAGGACTGGTTCCACATCGTGCAGGTGCAAGGGCTCGAAGCCGAGCACTGGGACGACCTGACCAAGCAGCAAACGCTGGTCGAGCGGTACACCGACCAGATCCTGCAAACCTGCGCGGATGCGGACACCCGGGCCACGTTCTTCGTGCTGGGATGGGTCGCCGAGCGGTACCCGGCGCTCATTAGGCGCATCGCCGAGGCGGGCCACGAGCTGGCCAGCCACGGGCATATGCACGACCCCGTGGGCGAGCTGGGCCGCGATCGATTTGCTGAGGATCTCGAGCGATCAATCGACGCCATCGGCGAGGCCAGCGGTGTCCGTGTCCGGGGCTATCGGGCACCATCGTTCTCGATCGTGCCCGGCTGCGAGTGGGCGTTCGACGTGCTCGCCGACGCGGGCATCCAGTGGGATTCGAGCCTGTTCCCCGCACCGCGAGGCCACGGCGGATATCCGTGCCCGCGCGAGCCGCACCTGGTGACCGCGCCCAATGGTGCCAAGATCCGAGAATTACCGGTGTCGGTGTGGTCGCCCCTGCCAGCCATATCGTTGCGCATGGGATTCTCGGGCGGTGGTTACCTGCGGCTGCTGCCGTACTCGCAACTCAAGGCTGCGATCACCAGCGAGGCGAAGAACGGCCGACCCACGGTTGCGTACCTGCATCCGCGCGACTTCGCGACCGATTGCCCGCGTTGGCCCATGCCACCGCACCGGCGGTTCAAGTGCTACGTTGGGTTGGGCTCGACCCAACGCAAGCTCGAACGGTTGTTGGCCGATAATGCATGGGAACCCTGCAATTCGGTCTTGTCCCGATTTCTTGGCTCTGCCGTGCAGGACGAGCCGGGCATCGCAGAATCCAAAACCCCCAGCCAGACCGCCGCACCATGA
- a CDS encoding acyl carrier protein, protein MPESVLDTTCEIIGDALGLPPVPQDASPESIESWDSIAHLNIVMALEGAFGVTFDPDEIPELVSPSAIAQRVEAKR, encoded by the coding sequence ATGCCCGAATCGGTGTTAGACACGACCTGCGAGATCATCGGCGACGCTCTGGGCCTGCCGCCGGTGCCGCAAGACGCCTCTCCCGAATCGATCGAATCGTGGGACAGCATCGCCCATCTGAACATCGTGATGGCCCTCGAGGGCGCGTTCGGCGTGACGTTCGATCCCGACGAGATCCCCGAACTGGTTTCGCCGTCCGCGATCGCCCAACGCGTGGAGGCCAAGCGCTGA
- a CDS encoding HAD-IIIC family phosphatase, translating to MGQEGSSQIDPPSRDAVDAAIGAALAVADEASRLAESRRAAHMLAAHWRAAPSSAAWIAGRFQKLAPALAAPTCDLLVLRSFTLEPVVPLARACMAEYGVDLRVRLGEFNAWTQELLSPASAVYQDPSPDAIVLAVQTRDTSPALWFESATLDGSALADEADRVAEAILGPLRALRERSQAHVIVHALEKPAAPATGILESSGGQAVTQSAAIDRVNAKLREAAASMPGVYVLDYDGLIARFGRDRWYDEDKFLTVRLPMVAEALLPLAREWSKHLLPALGRQAKCLVLDLDNTLWGGVVGEDGPTGIRLGVEHPGAHYMAIQRAALDLYHRGILLALCSKNNPDDAMEVIEKHPHMVLGPEHFAAVRVNWTDKAQNLREIAADLNIGVDSLVFLDDNPVERELVRSLTPEATVLEPASDHPRDMLAAVRNCPLFERLALSGDDRKRGQMYAQQRQRAELESSAGSLADYLRSLEMEADVGLLDASSDGAIIERVAQLTQKTNQLNTTTKRYTVQQIRSMAGDPAWRIYWVGVRDRFGDNGIVGVMIANTNSKAWELDSFLMSCRVIGRTVETCMLATLAEHARQAGAPALRGWFLPTKKNPPAEAIYREHGFAELERTDEGVLWGLDIVADAPEQPQWITRQVFLPTPA from the coding sequence TTGGGTCAGGAGGGTTCAAGCCAGATCGATCCGCCATCGCGCGACGCCGTGGATGCCGCGATCGGTGCCGCGCTGGCCGTTGCCGATGAGGCCTCCCGCCTGGCCGAATCCCGCCGGGCGGCCCACATGCTGGCCGCCCACTGGCGGGCCGCCCCGTCGAGCGCGGCTTGGATCGCCGGTCGGTTCCAGAAGCTCGCGCCAGCGCTCGCGGCTCCGACCTGCGACCTGCTCGTGCTCCGCAGCTTCACCCTCGAGCCCGTGGTCCCCCTCGCGCGTGCGTGCATGGCCGAGTACGGCGTCGACCTGCGCGTTCGCTTGGGCGAGTTCAACGCTTGGACGCAGGAGCTCCTGTCGCCCGCCTCGGCGGTGTACCAGGACCCCAGCCCGGACGCCATCGTGCTCGCCGTGCAGACCAGGGACACTTCCCCGGCGTTGTGGTTCGAGTCGGCAACGCTCGATGGATCGGCCTTGGCCGACGAGGCGGACCGCGTCGCCGAGGCGATCCTCGGCCCGCTGCGCGCCCTTCGGGAGCGAAGCCAGGCCCACGTGATCGTGCACGCCTTAGAGAAGCCCGCGGCGCCAGCTACCGGAATTCTTGAATCGTCGGGCGGCCAGGCTGTGACCCAATCGGCGGCGATCGATCGCGTCAACGCGAAGCTGCGCGAAGCCGCCGCCTCGATGCCGGGCGTGTACGTGCTCGATTACGACGGCCTGATCGCCCGATTCGGCCGTGATCGCTGGTACGACGAGGACAAATTCCTGACCGTGCGCCTGCCGATGGTCGCCGAGGCCCTGCTGCCGCTGGCCCGGGAGTGGTCGAAGCATCTCTTGCCCGCGCTGGGCCGCCAGGCAAAGTGCCTGGTGCTCGATCTGGACAACACGCTGTGGGGCGGGGTTGTGGGCGAGGACGGCCCGACAGGCATCCGTCTGGGTGTCGAGCACCCCGGTGCCCACTACATGGCGATCCAACGCGCCGCCCTCGACCTCTACCACCGCGGCATCCTGCTCGCCCTGTGCAGCAAGAACAACCCGGACGACGCGATGGAGGTGATCGAGAAGCACCCACACATGGTGCTCGGGCCCGAGCACTTCGCGGCCGTGCGCGTCAACTGGACCGACAAGGCCCAGAACCTCCGCGAGATCGCGGCCGATCTCAATATCGGCGTCGATTCGCTGGTGTTTCTCGACGACAACCCCGTTGAACGCGAGCTCGTGCGCAGCCTGACCCCCGAAGCCACCGTGCTCGAACCCGCGAGCGACCACCCACGCGACATGCTCGCGGCGGTACGCAACTGCCCGCTCTTCGAACGCCTCGCGCTCAGCGGCGACGATCGCAAGCGCGGCCAGATGTACGCCCAGCAGCGCCAGCGGGCCGAACTCGAGAGCAGCGCCGGCTCACTCGCGGACTACCTCCGATCGCTGGAGATGGAAGCCGACGTCGGCTTGCTGGATGCCTCAAGCGATGGGGCGATCATCGAACGCGTGGCCCAGCTTACCCAGAAAACCAATCAACTGAACACGACCACCAAGCGGTACACGGTCCAGCAGATTCGGTCGATGGCCGGCGATCCCGCTTGGCGCATCTACTGGGTAGGCGTGCGCGACCGCTTCGGCGACAACGGCATCGTGGGTGTCATGATCGCCAATACGAACAGCAAGGCATGGGAACTCGACAGCTTCCTCATGTCGTGCCGTGTCATCGGTCGAACCGTCGAGACGTGCATGCTCGCCACGCTCGCCGAGCACGCTCGTCAGGCCGGGGCGCCGGCGCTGCGGGGATGGTTCCTGCCGACGAAGAAGAATCCACCGGCCGAGGCGATCTACCGTGAGCACGGATTTGCCGAACTCGAGCGTACCGACGAGGGCGTGCTCTGGGGTTTGGATATCGTTGCCGATGCACCCGAGCAGCCACAGTGGATCACCCGTCAAGTCTTCCTGCCCACGCCCGCTTGA
- a CDS encoding glycosyltransferase family 4 protein → MPTDKPAIIMISQVYVPDPASVGQHMHDAAAELVRRGWRVVVYASAGGYEDSSVRYPKREVLDGVEVRRLGLSSFGKKALPIRVLAGVLFLIQAIARGMFVKNTKGVFVSTSPPFTGAFGTLLAKLKRAALFFWVMDLNPDQLIQIGAIGPKHPAAIIFDAGNRITLRRSDGVVALDRFMAERVNRKVDVGDRMAILPPWPHEDHVEPVEHADNDFRKQHGLDGKFVVMYSGNHGMTTPVTTVLDAALKLQHRDDLVFMFIGGGVGKADVRRVIEEHSPTNIIDLPYQPFDRLRFSLSAADLHVVTMVDPAVGCIHPCKVYGAMAVGRPILFVGPRPSHVTDLLDGQDVGWHAAQGDGDACAEQIEAITALAPERLREMGDKARAYVDERYTQARLLGEFCDVVERSIQRRHPAVEASPPTAQASQTRT, encoded by the coding sequence ATGCCGACCGACAAGCCCGCCATCATCATGATCAGCCAGGTGTACGTGCCCGATCCGGCGAGCGTGGGCCAGCACATGCACGACGCGGCCGCCGAACTCGTCCGACGCGGCTGGCGGGTCGTTGTGTATGCCTCGGCAGGTGGGTACGAGGACTCGTCGGTTCGGTACCCGAAGCGTGAAGTGCTCGACGGCGTCGAAGTCAGGCGCCTCGGGCTCTCGAGCTTTGGCAAGAAGGCCTTGCCCATCCGCGTGCTGGCGGGCGTGCTGTTCTTGATCCAGGCGATCGCCCGGGGGATGTTCGTCAAGAACACCAAGGGCGTGTTCGTGAGCACCAGCCCGCCGTTCACGGGCGCGTTCGGCACACTGCTGGCCAAGCTCAAGCGGGCCGCGCTGTTTTTCTGGGTGATGGACCTGAATCCCGATCAGCTCATCCAGATCGGTGCCATCGGCCCGAAGCACCCGGCGGCGATCATCTTTGATGCGGGCAACCGTATCACGCTCCGACGGAGCGATGGCGTCGTCGCGCTCGATCGCTTCATGGCCGAGCGGGTGAATCGGAAGGTTGACGTGGGCGATCGGATGGCCATCCTGCCGCCGTGGCCGCACGAGGACCACGTCGAACCGGTGGAACACGCCGACAACGACTTCCGCAAGCAGCACGGCTTGGATGGCAAGTTCGTGGTCATGTACTCGGGCAACCACGGCATGACCACACCCGTGACCACCGTGCTCGACGCGGCCCTGAAGCTGCAGCACCGCGACGACCTCGTGTTCATGTTCATCGGTGGTGGCGTGGGCAAGGCCGATGTCCGCCGCGTGATCGAAGAGCACAGCCCCACGAACATCATCGACCTGCCCTACCAGCCGTTCGATCGCTTGCGATTCTCGCTCTCGGCGGCCGACCTGCACGTCGTGACCATGGTCGATCCCGCGGTGGGCTGCATCCATCCGTGCAAGGTGTATGGTGCGATGGCGGTGGGGCGGCCCATCCTGTTCGTCGGACCGCGGCCGAGCCACGTGACCGACCTGCTCGACGGGCAGGACGTGGGCTGGCACGCGGCACAGGGCGACGGTGACGCGTGCGCCGAACAGATCGAGGCCATCACGGCCCTAGCACCCGAGCGGCTGCGGGAGATGGGCGACAAGGCCCGCGCCTACGTCGACGAGCGGTACACCCAGGCCCGGCTGCTCGGCGAGTTCTGCGACGTTGTGGAACGATCGATCCAGCGCAGGCATCCGGCCGTCGAGGCCTCTCCGCCCACGGCCCAGGCTTCCCAAACTCGGACCTGA
- a CDS encoding class I SAM-dependent methyltransferase — protein MIGRIKAALPALLVKFNKLSQRFGVTVLPNHFYSEIPDFNELARTTGWRKPMSMHGIDSAAEATQLATLASWIAAGKAAGDVVGVHDRACEANGEGGFGPMEAQALYAFVAREKPAKIVQVGCGVSTAIILEAARDVGYKPELVCVEPYPTDVLKRFASEGKLTLHSAKAQDVPSDELAAMADGGFLFVDSTHTLRPGSEVIVLVSEILPRLSAGTWAHFHDIYFPYDYGPALLDEGVFQFRENTLLYSYLVDNARWRIEVCMSMLHHMQREGLAGTLTGYEPMPMTEGLRAGEGHFPASIYIRAVGEPI, from the coding sequence ATGATCGGACGTATCAAGGCGGCCCTGCCCGCTCTTCTCGTGAAATTCAATAAGCTGTCACAGCGCTTTGGCGTCACGGTGCTGCCCAACCATTTCTATTCCGAGATTCCCGACTTCAACGAGTTAGCCCGGACCACCGGATGGCGCAAGCCGATGTCGATGCACGGCATCGACTCTGCGGCCGAGGCGACCCAACTCGCGACGCTGGCCTCGTGGATAGCTGCGGGCAAGGCGGCTGGTGACGTGGTTGGCGTGCACGATCGTGCGTGCGAGGCCAACGGCGAAGGCGGGTTCGGGCCCATGGAGGCCCAGGCCCTCTACGCGTTTGTTGCACGCGAAAAGCCCGCGAAGATCGTGCAGGTCGGCTGCGGTGTTTCGACGGCCATCATCCTTGAGGCCGCTAGGGATGTGGGTTACAAGCCCGAACTGGTCTGCGTCGAGCCGTACCCGACCGACGTGCTCAAGCGGTTCGCGAGCGAGGGCAAGCTGACGCTCCACAGCGCGAAGGCCCAGGACGTGCCCTCCGACGAGCTCGCCGCGATGGCCGATGGTGGGTTCCTGTTCGTCGATTCCACCCACACGCTCCGGCCGGGCAGCGAGGTCATCGTGCTGGTCAGCGAGATCCTGCCTCGGCTCTCTGCCGGAACGTGGGCGCACTTCCACGATATCTACTTTCCGTACGATTACGGCCCGGCATTGCTGGACGAGGGCGTATTCCAGTTCCGAGAAAATACGCTGCTGTATAGCTATCTCGTGGACAACGCCCGGTGGCGGATCGAGGTGTGCATGTCCATGCTGCACCACATGCAGCGCGAAGGGTTGGCTGGCACGCTCACGGGCTACGAGCCCATGCCAATGACCGAAGGCCTCCGCGCGGGCGAGGGACACTTCCCGGCCTCGATCTACATCCGAGCTGTTGGCGAGCCGATATAA
- a CDS encoding NAD-dependent epimerase/dehydratase family protein — MAGDLVVVAGGGGFIGGHLAADLMRQGFRVRSVDRKPLDEWYQVHNDAENLVADLNGIDACRQACQGADQVYQLAADMGGMGFIETHKAECMLSVLINTHMLMAAKDAGIKKFFYSSSACVYNGDKQTDEDVVALKEEDAYPALPEDGYGWEKLFSERMCRHFREDFGMYARVARYHNVYGPFGTWEGGREKAPAAMCRKVIEAKLSGDHGIEIWGDGKQTRSFMYIDDCVEGSQRILNSDCIEPLNLGSNELVTINGLVDIVEDIAGIKLDRKYNLDAPKGVNGRNSDNDMIEREIGWSPSIRLRDGMERTYKWIYDEHMKKYQGKVPQREAAPKGAHVGKQPAGTAR, encoded by the coding sequence ATGGCGGGCGACTTGGTTGTTGTTGCGGGCGGTGGTGGTTTCATCGGTGGTCACCTGGCGGCGGACCTGATGCGTCAGGGTTTCCGCGTGCGTTCGGTCGATCGCAAGCCGCTGGACGAGTGGTACCAGGTCCATAACGACGCCGAGAACCTCGTGGCCGACCTGAACGGCATCGATGCGTGCCGGCAGGCGTGCCAGGGTGCCGATCAGGTCTACCAGCTTGCCGCCGACATGGGCGGCATGGGCTTCATCGAGACGCACAAGGCCGAATGCATGCTCAGCGTGCTCATCAACACCCACATGCTGATGGCTGCCAAGGACGCGGGCATCAAAAAATTCTTTTACAGCTCCTCGGCGTGCGTCTACAACGGCGACAAGCAGACCGACGAGGACGTCGTCGCTCTGAAGGAAGAGGACGCGTACCCCGCCCTGCCCGAGGATGGCTACGGGTGGGAGAAGCTGTTCAGCGAGCGCATGTGTCGCCACTTCCGCGAGGACTTCGGCATGTACGCCCGTGTGGCCCGCTACCACAACGTGTACGGCCCCTTCGGCACCTGGGAAGGCGGCCGCGAGAAGGCGCCCGCCGCGATGTGCCGCAAGGTGATCGAGGCCAAGCTCAGCGGTGACCACGGCATCGAGATCTGGGGCGACGGCAAGCAGACCCGCTCGTTCATGTACATCGATGACTGCGTCGAGGGCAGCCAGCGCATCCTCAACTCCGACTGCATCGAGCCGCTCAACCTGGGCAGCAACGAGCTGGTCACGATCAACGGCCTGGTCGACATCGTCGAGGACATCGCCGGCATCAAGTTGGATCGGAAGTACAATCTGGATGCGCCCAAGGGCGTCAACGGACGCAACAGCGATAATGACATGATCGAGCGTGAGATCGGCTGGTCGCCTTCCATCCGCCTCCGTGATGGCATGGAGCGGACCTACAAGTGGATCTACGACGAGCACATGAAGAAGTACCAGGGCAAGGTGCCCCAACGCGAAGCCGCACCCAAGGGTGCCCACGTGGGCAAGCAGCCCGCTGGCACCGCTCGATAG
- a CDS encoding sulfotransferase domain-containing protein yields MASQPGHIADAGANLIPSGVKPVVVASHRRSGTHLMLDLLRRHFAACRPPFRFGVNPHRYLYFVLDRLRPSHPHHADVEACLRVMRTMEMPTLKTHNTPDFPDIPAENAKLCHEALSDGVVLYCVRDVRAVLASLQAFDASNNPKARVSLSNYIRQEVDGKSRPQIWAEHVLSWLDHDPAPNMIRFEDVMAEPKAMVEKLAGLLGKEPLLVDPVLPPKMRHRRQRWLAMVTGVPASTNIIGRKRAAELLDWRTGYTADDIEFLEEHTGDLMRRLGYLQGEDWSLSAQRHPSGG; encoded by the coding sequence ATGGCAAGCCAGCCCGGCCACATCGCCGACGCGGGAGCAAACCTGATCCCATCGGGCGTCAAGCCGGTGGTGGTTGCCTCGCACCGCCGTTCTGGCACGCATCTCATGCTCGACCTGCTCCGCCGACACTTTGCGGCTTGCCGGCCGCCTTTCCGGTTTGGTGTGAATCCTCATCGCTATTTGTACTTCGTACTCGATCGCCTGCGCCCATCGCATCCCCATCACGCCGATGTAGAGGCCTGCCTCCGCGTGATGCGGACGATGGAGATGCCCACGCTCAAGACGCACAACACGCCCGATTTTCCGGACATCCCCGCTGAGAACGCGAAGTTGTGCCACGAGGCCCTGAGTGATGGCGTCGTGCTCTACTGCGTGCGTGATGTGCGGGCCGTACTGGCGAGCCTGCAGGCGTTTGATGCGAGTAACAACCCCAAAGCGAGGGTCTCGTTATCGAACTACATCCGACAAGAAGTTGACGGCAAGTCGCGGCCCCAAATCTGGGCCGAGCACGTCCTTTCCTGGCTCGATCACGACCCGGCACCCAACATGATCCGCTTCGAGGACGTGATGGCCGAGCCCAAGGCCATGGTCGAGAAACTGGCGGGGCTGCTCGGCAAGGAGCCGTTGTTGGTCGATCCAGTACTTCCGCCGAAGATGCGGCATCGCCGCCAGCGGTGGCTGGCGATGGTGACAGGTGTGCCAGCGAGCACAAACATTATAGGACGCAAACGTGCCGCCGAGTTGCTCGACTGGCGCACGGGCTACACCGCCGATGACATCGAGTTTCTCGAAGAGCACACCGGGGACCTGATGCGGCGGCTGGGCTACCTCCAGGGCGAAGATTGGTCGCTGAGCGCCCAGAGACACCCTTCGGGTGGGTGA
- a CDS encoding SLC13 family permease, which produces MGIEAVIVLGVIGAVLAALMLTRIAADAILVSALTLLLVVPVPKSGGITLGVLTPKEAIGGFASTGLATVAVLFVVVTGLKETGGIDWISTRLLGRPRTLRSGMVRMAAPVAGMSAFLNNTPVVALMIPAVGDWCKRTGLSPSKVMIPLSYAAILGGTCSLIGTSTNLVVAGMVMDQTELDDIGMFDITWIGVPCVVVGLTFLLLLGPKLLPNRGSPASVMADPREYTLEMIVPEGSALAGKTVEAAGLRNLPGCFLVEVEREGGVMAAVGPDSVLRAGDRLVFAGVVEAIKDLQALRGLTPATDQVFKLDSPRYRRRLFEAVVSRTSPAAGRTIREGRFRNTYDAVVIAVAREGERLKGKLGDIELKPGDTVLLEADPGFAERHRNSRDFLLVSALEDSTPRRHARAPLAIVFLAGMVALAALGVLEMLAAALLAAGLMVFSRCCTITEARRSIDWSVLIVIGAALGLGEALRVSGASSDIALAILNVVGTHPWLVLIAIYVITSLATEVITNNAAVVLVFPIAVDAVNRLDVSLMPFVIAIMIGGSASFATPLGYQTNLMVYGPGGYRFADFLRIGVPMNIIIGITTVVLTPLIFPF; this is translated from the coding sequence ATGGGCATCGAAGCGGTCATCGTGCTGGGCGTTATCGGGGCCGTGCTGGCCGCGCTCATGCTCACGCGCATCGCCGCAGACGCGATCCTGGTCTCGGCCCTCACGCTCCTGCTCGTGGTCCCGGTGCCAAAGAGCGGTGGCATCACGCTGGGCGTCCTGACACCAAAAGAGGCCATCGGCGGATTCGCCAGCACCGGCTTGGCGACCGTGGCCGTCCTCTTCGTGGTCGTCACGGGCCTGAAAGAGACCGGCGGCATCGATTGGATCTCGACCCGCTTGCTCGGCCGGCCCCGGACCCTGCGCTCGGGCATGGTCCGTATGGCCGCCCCAGTCGCGGGCATGAGCGCCTTCCTGAACAACACGCCCGTCGTGGCCCTCATGATCCCGGCAGTCGGCGATTGGTGCAAACGCACCGGCCTGTCGCCGTCGAAGGTCATGATCCCCCTTAGCTACGCCGCGATCTTGGGCGGCACGTGCTCGCTCATCGGCACGAGTACCAACCTGGTCGTCGCGGGCATGGTCATGGACCAGACCGAACTTGACGACATCGGTATGTTCGACATCACCTGGATCGGCGTGCCCTGCGTCGTGGTGGGGCTGACGTTCCTGCTGTTGCTTGGGCCGAAGCTGCTGCCCAACCGTGGCTCGCCAGCGAGCGTCATGGCCGACCCGCGAGAATACACCCTCGAGATGATCGTGCCCGAGGGCAGCGCCCTGGCGGGCAAGACCGTCGAGGCCGCGGGCCTGCGAAACCTGCCGGGATGCTTCCTGGTCGAGGTCGAGCGCGAGGGCGGCGTGATGGCGGCGGTGGGGCCCGACTCGGTGCTGCGAGCGGGCGATCGTCTCGTCTTTGCCGGTGTTGTCGAGGCCATCAAGGACCTGCAAGCCCTGCGAGGCCTGACGCCCGCGACCGATCAGGTGTTCAAGCTCGACTCGCCCCGGTATCGGCGACGCTTGTTCGAGGCCGTAGTCTCGCGCACGAGCCCCGCGGCCGGCCGCACGATCCGCGAGGGACGGTTCCGCAATACCTATGACGCCGTAGTCATCGCCGTAGCACGCGAGGGTGAGCGACTCAAGGGCAAGCTCGGCGACATCGAACTCAAGCCGGGCGACACCGTGCTGCTCGAAGCCGACCCTGGGTTTGCCGAGCGGCATCGCAACTCCCGCGACTTCCTGCTGGTGAGCGCGCTCGAAGATTCCACACCCCGCCGTCACGCGCGGGCACCGCTGGCGATCGTGTTCCTGGCGGGCATGGTCGCGCTCGCGGCTCTGGGTGTGCTCGAGATGCTGGCGGCCGCGCTGCTGGCAGCGGGTCTTATGGTGTTCTCGCGATGCTGCACCATCACCGAGGCGCGCCGCAGCATCGATTGGTCGGTGCTCATCGTGATCGGGGCCGCACTCGGCTTGGGCGAGGCACTGCGGGTCTCGGGAGCCTCGTCGGATATCGCCCTTGCCATCTTGAATGTTGTGGGCACGCATCCCTGGTTGGTGCTGATCGCGATCTACGTCATCACGAGCCTGGCGACCGAGGTCATCACCAATAACGCGGCCGTGGTGCTGGTGTTTCCCATCGCGGTCGATGCCGTGAATCGCCTTGACGTGAGCCTGATGCCCTTTGTCATCGCCATCATGATCGGTGGGTCGGCGAGTTTCGCCACGCCGCTGGGATACCAGACCAACCTGATGGTCTACGGCCCGGGCGGCTACCGCTTCGCCGACTTCCTCCGCATTGGCGTACCGATGAACATAATTATCGGAATTACGACCGTAGTGCTAACGCCCCTGATTTTTCCGTTCTGA